AACACGCCCGCGACATCGCCGAGCGGATGACGGCACGAACCTGGAAGCGCGACAAGGCGCGGCTGCTGGCCATCCTGGAAGGAAAGCCGGGCGCATGAACAAGGCCGAACTCATAACGTGCAGAAAGGGGCGACCATGACAGAGAAATCGGGACCAACGACAGTTCCGGGATTGACAATGGTAATGTATAAGTTACCTTATGAACCATGAGTTGCGGGAGTTCATGGAAGGCAGCCGGTCGCCGTTTGGGGAATGGTTTGAAAGGCTGGACCCGATGACGGCGGCGCGTGTGGACCGGAACGCTGGGAACGATACAAGAAAGCAAAGGTGTGACATGGCATTGACGAGAACATATCGGGAAACGGTTCTGGCCCGGATCAAGCGCGATCCGAGGTTCGCGCGGGCACTTTACGCGGAAGCGATGAACGCATTGCTGGAAGGCGAGGTTGAAGAGGGATTGTCCATGCTGCGTGACTTGGTTCATGCGGAGATCACCTTCAAGGAACTGGCGCGACAGACGGGTTTTGGCGAGAAGGCGCTGCATCGGATGTTGTCCAAGCGCGGGAATCCCACGGCCCGAAGCCTGGCGGCGATCGTGCGCGCGATCCGGGATGACTTGGGGCTTGTCCCCCGTGTGACAGTGGCGACGGCGTGACCGCCACGGCGAAGGAACGGCAGGCGCTTGCGGCGTCGGACTTCGCCCTGCCGGATTGCAAAGGAAAGGAAGGCTGACATGAACACAGTGCGGATTGACGGCTCTGACTACCCCTACTTCGGCATGACCGATGACCGGCGCGGGATCATCACTGAAGATCGAACCTTTTGGATGTTCCCCGAGTGCTACCCGGACGGCCGCCCCGTGACGGAGCTTCCCCGTATCGGACCTCGCGAGATCAAGCCCGTGAGCTTTGACACGCCGGACTTGA
This genomic window from Verrucomicrobiota bacterium contains:
- a CDS encoding transcriptional regulator, which codes for MALTRTYRETVLARIKRDPRFARALYAEAMNALLEGEVEEGLSMLRDLVHAEITFKELARQTGFGEKALHRMLSKRGNPTARSLAAIVRAIRDDLGLVPRVTVATA